Part of the Mycoplasma mycoides subsp. mycoides SC str. PG1 genome is shown below.
CTTTTTTATTGAAGTTATATAAACTAAAACCAATAGCAACAATCATTCCAAGTGTCATTGTTAAAGCATAAACTCTAATTCCACCAGTTCCATTAGATTTTGTTAAATAAACATCTTTAACATTTCCATATTCTAAAACAGTATCAAAACCTCTATTTTGTACTCAATCGATTCTAAAATATTTAGATGATAAAACTATTAGACTAATTATTAGAGCTGATAAAATTATTCATAAACCAGTATAAATTATTACTCTTTTATCAATTTTTAATTTCAAATTTGACTCCATTTTATCTCCTATTTTACTTCTTGAACATATTCAACTGCCATTTGTCCAGCAATTGCACCATCTCCACAAGCAATAGCAATTTGTCGCAATGGAACATCTCTAACATCACCAGCAACAAATAGCCCTTTAATTTCTGTTTGCATTTTATCATTTGTTGGAATATAACCTTTTTCGTTTTCAATGCATAAATGTTTTACTGAATCAATTAAAGGAGTTGAACCAATATATGGAAAAATTGCACTAACAACTAATTTTTTTTCTCCATCTGGAGTAGTTATTGTAAGTGATTCAACTTTTTCAGCTCCATGAATTTCTTTTACTTGAGATTTTAATAAGAATTCAACGTTTGGTTGAGCTTTTAATTTAGCAACTTTATTAGCATCAGCTCTAAAAACATCTCTTCTAACAATCAAATAAACTTTATCAACTAGCTGAGATAAATACATAGCTTCTTGAACTGCTGAATAACCCCCACCAACCACTGCAACTGGTTTGTTTTTATAAAAAGCTCCATCACAAACTGCACAATAACTAACACCTTTACCATACAATTCATCTTCGCCTTTAATTCCTAATTTATTTTCTTGAGTTCCTGTTGCTAAAATCACTGAATAAGCTTTTTTGATTTCACCATTTGTTAAACTTATTTCAAAAATATCA
Proteins encoded:
- the trxB gene encoding thioredoxin-disulfide reductase, coding for MKNLTNEIYDVIIVGSGPAGLTSAIYTARAGLKTVIYEQSAPGGKLIKTDLIENYPGFETIQGPDLASKMYLQALSLNASVEFVGVDSIFKNADDIFEISLTNGEIKKAYSVILATGTQENKLGIKGEDELYGKGVSYCAVCDGAFYKNKPVAVVGGGYSAVQEAMYLSQLVDKVYLIVRRDVFRADANKVAKLKAQPNVEFLLKSQVKEIHGAEKVESLTITTPDGEKKLVVSAIFPYIGSTPLIDSVKHLCIENEKGYIPTNDKMQTEIKGLFVAGDVRDVPLRQIAIACGDGAIAGQMAVEYVQEVK